A section of the Oncorhynchus nerka isolate Pitt River linkage group LG3, Oner_Uvic_2.0, whole genome shotgun sequence genome encodes:
- the LOC135563037 gene encoding uncharacterized protein LOC135563037, producing the protein MVKPKSLPVILYLPDSDLVYKPLPVILYLPDSDLVYKPLPVIMYLPDSDLVYKPLPVILYLPDSDLTLTWFTQTPACHPCLSPLPVIMYLPDSDLVYKPLPVILYLPDSDLVYKPLPVTMYLPDSDLVYKPLPVILYLPDSDLVYKPLPVILYLPDSDLVYKPLPVIMYLPDSDLVYKPLPVILYLPDSDLVYKPLPVILYLPDSDLVYKPLPVIMYLPDSDLVYKPLPVIMYLPGSDLVYKPPASVPA; encoded by the exons ATGGTAAAGCCCAAG AGCCTGCctgtcatcctgtacctgcctgactctgacctggtttacaaacccctgcctgtcatcctgtacctgccagactctgacctggtttacaaACCCCTGCCTGTCAtcatgtacctgcctgactctgacctggtttacaaacccctgcctgtcatcctgtacctgcctgactctgacctg actctgacctggtttacacaAACCCCTGCCTGTCACCCCTGCCTGTCACCCCTGCCTGTCAtcatgtacctgcctgactctgacctggtttacaaacccctgcctgtcatcctgtacctgcctgactctgacctggtttacaaACCCCTGCCTGTCACcatgtacctgcctgactctgacctggtttacaaacccctgcctgtcatcctgtacctgcctgactctgacctggtttacaaacccctgcctgtcatcctgtacctgcctgactctgacctggtttacaaACCCCTGCCTGTCAtcatgtacctgcctgactctgacctggtttacaaacccctgcctgtcatcctgtacctgcctgactctgacctggtttacaaacccctgcctgtcatcctgtacctgcctgactctgacctggtttacaaACCCCTGCCTGTCAtcatgtacctgcctgactctgacctggtttacaaACCCCTGCCTGTCATCATGTACCTGCCTGGCTCTGACCTGGTTTACAAACCCCCTGcatctgtacctgcctga